The Pseudomonas triclosanedens genome has a window encoding:
- a CDS encoding LysR substrate-binding domain-containing protein: MHFDLADLRLFAHIAEAPSLTQGARRAHLSAAAASARIKALEGQLDCRLLYRDNRGVELTPAGQRLLQHARLILRQVDHLKDDFSEQGGDQVGHIRIFANTTAVTEFLPELLAGFLAVRPGVSVDLQERLNRDIVRAILDGSADLGIVAGPVRAEGLQVVHFSTDRLVLAVPPEHPLCRLRRLTLADTLDYPHIGLHEGSTLQSFLREQVERVGGSLSLRIQVASFEAICRMVEAGVGIGVIPETAALRHSRTMNLRTLPLHEPWVVRERSVLLRDREALPGCARALVDLLRQTGEGRSPKQPQ, encoded by the coding sequence ATGCACTTCGACCTCGCCGACCTGCGCCTCTTCGCTCACATCGCCGAAGCTCCGAGCCTGACCCAGGGCGCACGCCGGGCGCACCTTTCGGCGGCGGCGGCGAGCGCGCGGATCAAGGCCCTGGAAGGCCAGCTCGACTGCCGCCTGCTGTATCGCGACAACCGCGGCGTGGAACTGACCCCGGCGGGCCAGCGCCTGCTCCAGCACGCCCGGCTGATCCTGCGCCAGGTGGACCACCTCAAGGATGACTTCAGCGAACAGGGCGGCGATCAGGTCGGGCACATCCGCATCTTCGCCAACACCACGGCGGTCACCGAGTTCCTGCCCGAGCTGCTGGCGGGCTTTCTCGCCGTGCGCCCCGGCGTCAGCGTGGACCTCCAGGAACGCCTCAACCGCGATATCGTCCGCGCCATCCTCGATGGCTCTGCCGACCTCGGCATCGTCGCCGGCCCGGTACGTGCCGAGGGCCTCCAGGTAGTGCATTTCAGTACCGACCGCCTGGTCCTGGCAGTGCCACCGGAGCACCCGCTGTGCCGCCTGCGCCGCCTGACCCTGGCCGACACCCTGGACTACCCGCACATCGGCCTGCACGAGGGCAGCACCCTGCAAAGCTTCCTGCGTGAGCAGGTGGAGCGCGTCGGCGGCAGTCTCAGCCTGCGTATTCAGGTAGCCAGCTTCGAAGCGATCTGCCGCATGGTGGAAGCCGGCGTCGGCATCGGGGTGATCCCGGAAACGGCGGCGCTGCGCCACAGCCGCACCATGAACCTGCGGACCCTGCCGCTGCACGAACCCTGGGTGGTGCGCGAACGCAGCGTGCTGCTGCGCGACCGCGAGGCGCTGCCCGGTTGTGCACGGGCACTGGTGGACCTGCTGCGGCAGACCGGCGAAGGCCGCTCACCCAAGCAGCCCCAATGA
- a CDS encoding FAS1-like dehydratase domain-containing protein, whose amino-acid sequence MSDSPYAAWIGRRQERHEELSEVLVRRLAATLGEEAPGAGEALPPLWQWAFFQDAEAEPGLGADGHPARGGFLPPADGRNRMWAGSRLEFHGVLCVGRQASRVTTILKVEEKHGRTGSLLFVTLRHDYLQNERLTIREEQDIVYREPTPPKLASAEQMPAGAWSEAVEPSPVLLFRYSAVTFNGHRIHYDWPYVTETEGYPGLVVHGPLIATLNLRAFCRANPRARLRRFAFRGLRPLICPESFELGGRLLAPGKAEVWAGNGAGIAQHGEVEFD is encoded by the coding sequence ATGAGCGATTCCCCCTACGCCGCCTGGATCGGCCGGCGCCAGGAGCGCCATGAAGAACTGAGCGAAGTGCTGGTCCGCCGGCTCGCCGCCACCCTTGGCGAAGAAGCGCCCGGTGCCGGTGAAGCGTTGCCGCCGCTATGGCAGTGGGCGTTCTTCCAGGACGCCGAGGCCGAGCCGGGCCTCGGTGCCGACGGTCATCCGGCGCGCGGTGGCTTCCTGCCGCCGGCGGATGGGCGCAACCGCATGTGGGCAGGCAGCCGCCTTGAGTTCCACGGGGTGCTCTGTGTCGGGCGCCAGGCCAGCCGGGTCACCACCATCCTCAAGGTCGAGGAAAAGCACGGGCGCACCGGCTCGCTGCTGTTCGTCACCCTGCGCCACGACTACCTGCAGAACGAGCGGCTGACGATCCGCGAGGAGCAGGACATCGTCTACCGCGAACCCACTCCGCCGAAACTGGCCAGCGCCGAGCAGATGCCGGCGGGAGCCTGGAGCGAAGCGGTGGAGCCTTCGCCGGTATTGCTGTTCCGCTATTCGGCGGTGACCTTCAACGGCCACCGCATCCATTACGACTGGCCCTACGTCACTGAGACCGAAGGCTACCCGGGGCTGGTGGTGCATGGCCCGCTGATCGCCACCCTGAACCTGCGTGCCTTTTGCCGTGCCAACCCCCGCGCACGCCTGCGCCGCTTCGCCTTCCGCGGCTTGAGGCCGCTGATCTGTCCGGAAAGCTTCGAACTCGGCGGGCGCCTGCTGGCACCCGGCAAGGCCGAGGTGTGGGCTGGCAACGGCGCCGGCATCGCCCAGCACGGCGAAGTGGAATTCGACTGA